The Trichomycterus rosablanca isolate fTriRos1 unplaced genomic scaffold, fTriRos1.hap1 scaffold_167, whole genome shotgun sequence genome window below encodes:
- the LOC134305926 gene encoding uncharacterized protein LOC134305926 isoform X1, with translation MKAFLSHLSAGLSEVNLRPLLFVAGAATATAGAYYLYKRFTGGRRGEVKEDAGVQTDPGPEGYGGGNTHTNVLDSHTDGVHTDEQISDPYQQINPQHHREVQRSHLTLRLSYSRWHDRHTAMIRVRRHYTLQIRGAVSQSWWVLTNDFYKATDEGLRCFCSAHRVTLAVHIDGCLARVASYIFTKRHATVSSWGVQAEDTFWSSQGVLISDNRCVVTVPCGSEVVLYNPEPRAPHQPEETSRPQTSPEVDVESGHIEIRNVPALFHYCRMKGIKNFTHKLAALRQAFNIVFSHPPNYSYICVVGRMTLLVLVAAKKRDLRVFQRRYDRLIQMLENRTNRMWAEVELTQIGIQHVNFMDIVFELVLLGILGRARVHQIISLTQYRRRRLFLNRLIALIFSCVTPRWIERQETERYLFHLQTEMLSFLDEIFTLDESLYAEPEALATALETLLWQSLRRFHERLETDDI, from the exons ATGAAGGCTTTCCTGTCGCATCTCTCTGCAGGACTGAGCGAGGTGAACCTGCGCCCCCTGCTGTTCGTGGCCGGAGCCGCAACCGCCACCGCAGGAGCTTATTATCTGTATAAGAGGTTCACTGGTGGGCGGCGGGGGGAGGTGAAGGAGGATGCGGGGGTCCAGACTGATCCTGGTCCTGAAGGTTACGGAggtggaaacacacacacaa ATGTTTTAGACTCCCACACTGACGGGGTTCACACAGATGAACAGATCTCAGACCCGTACCAG CAGATCAATCCTCAACACCACAGAGAAGTTCAGCGTTCACATTTGACACTGCGTTTGTCTTATAGCCGGTGGCACGACAGACATACTGCG ATGATCCGTGTCAGGCGGCACTACACACTGCAGATACGTGGTGCGGTGTCACAGTCGTGGTGGGTTCTCACCAACGACTTCTATAAAGCCACAGATGAG GGTCTCCGATGCTTCTGCTCAGCACACAGGGTGACACTTGCTGTG CACATTGACGGATGTCTGGCTCGGGTAGCATCTTACATTTTCACTAAACGCCACGCCACTGTATCATCCTGGGGTGTTCAG GCTGAAGACACTTTTTGGTCAAGCCAAGGCGTTCTCATTAGTGACAATCGTTGTGTCGTTACGGTTCCCTGTGGCTCAGAAGTCGTGCTGTACAATCCAGAACCCAGAGCTCCCCACCAGCCAGAGGAAACTTCTAGACCTCAGACCAGCCCTGAG GTGGATGTGGAGAGCGGCCATATAGAAATAAGGAATGTTCCTGCTTTATT TCACTACTGCAGAATGAAGGGAATCAAAAACTTCACCCATAAACTAGCAGCACTGCGTCAAGCCTTTAAT ATCGTTTTCAGTCACCCTCCGAACTACAGTTACATCTGTGTGGTGGGAAGAATGACTTTACTCGTACTGGTAGCTGCAAAAAAGAGG GATCTGCGCGTCTTCCAGCGAAGGTACGACCGGCTGATACAGATGCTGGAGAATCGGACTAATCGGATGTGGGCCGAAGTGGAGCTGACACAGATCGGG ATCCAGCACGTCAACTTTATGGACATCGTCTTTGAGCTGGTGCTGCTGGGAATTCTGGGAAGAGCGAGGGTGCATCAGATCATCTCA TTGACGCAGTACCGGAGACGAAGGCTCTTTCTGAACCGGCTGATTGCTCTCATCTTTTCGTGCGTTACACCCAGATGGATTGAACGTCAGGAGACAGAGCGTTATTTATTCCATCTtcag ACTGAGATGCTGAGCTTCCTGGATGAAATCTTCACTCTGGACGAGTCTTTGTATGCAGAACCTGAAGCCCTGGCTACTGCACTGGAGACGCTTTTATGGCAGAGCCTCCGACGGTTTCATGAAAGGCTGGAAACAGATGACATCTAA
- the LOC134305926 gene encoding uncharacterized protein LOC134305926 isoform X2 codes for MKAFLSHLSAGLSEVNLRPLLFVAGAATATAGAYYLYKRFTGGRRGEVKEDAGVQTDPGPEGYGGGNTHTNVLDSHTDGVHTDEQISDPYQINPQHHREVQRSHLTLRLSYSRWHDRHTAMIRVRRHYTLQIRGAVSQSWWVLTNDFYKATDEGLRCFCSAHRVTLAVHIDGCLARVASYIFTKRHATVSSWGVQAEDTFWSSQGVLISDNRCVVTVPCGSEVVLYNPEPRAPHQPEETSRPQTSPEVDVESGHIEIRNVPALFHYCRMKGIKNFTHKLAALRQAFNIVFSHPPNYSYICVVGRMTLLVLVAAKKRDLRVFQRRYDRLIQMLENRTNRMWAEVELTQIGIQHVNFMDIVFELVLLGILGRARVHQIISLTQYRRRRLFLNRLIALIFSCVTPRWIERQETERYLFHLQTEMLSFLDEIFTLDESLYAEPEALATALETLLWQSLRRFHERLETDDI; via the exons ATGAAGGCTTTCCTGTCGCATCTCTCTGCAGGACTGAGCGAGGTGAACCTGCGCCCCCTGCTGTTCGTGGCCGGAGCCGCAACCGCCACCGCAGGAGCTTATTATCTGTATAAGAGGTTCACTGGTGGGCGGCGGGGGGAGGTGAAGGAGGATGCGGGGGTCCAGACTGATCCTGGTCCTGAAGGTTACGGAggtggaaacacacacacaa ATGTTTTAGACTCCCACACTGACGGGGTTCACACAGATGAACAGATCTCAGACCCGTACCAG ATCAATCCTCAACACCACAGAGAAGTTCAGCGTTCACATTTGACACTGCGTTTGTCTTATAGCCGGTGGCACGACAGACATACTGCG ATGATCCGTGTCAGGCGGCACTACACACTGCAGATACGTGGTGCGGTGTCACAGTCGTGGTGGGTTCTCACCAACGACTTCTATAAAGCCACAGATGAG GGTCTCCGATGCTTCTGCTCAGCACACAGGGTGACACTTGCTGTG CACATTGACGGATGTCTGGCTCGGGTAGCATCTTACATTTTCACTAAACGCCACGCCACTGTATCATCCTGGGGTGTTCAG GCTGAAGACACTTTTTGGTCAAGCCAAGGCGTTCTCATTAGTGACAATCGTTGTGTCGTTACGGTTCCCTGTGGCTCAGAAGTCGTGCTGTACAATCCAGAACCCAGAGCTCCCCACCAGCCAGAGGAAACTTCTAGACCTCAGACCAGCCCTGAG GTGGATGTGGAGAGCGGCCATATAGAAATAAGGAATGTTCCTGCTTTATT TCACTACTGCAGAATGAAGGGAATCAAAAACTTCACCCATAAACTAGCAGCACTGCGTCAAGCCTTTAAT ATCGTTTTCAGTCACCCTCCGAACTACAGTTACATCTGTGTGGTGGGAAGAATGACTTTACTCGTACTGGTAGCTGCAAAAAAGAGG GATCTGCGCGTCTTCCAGCGAAGGTACGACCGGCTGATACAGATGCTGGAGAATCGGACTAATCGGATGTGGGCCGAAGTGGAGCTGACACAGATCGGG ATCCAGCACGTCAACTTTATGGACATCGTCTTTGAGCTGGTGCTGCTGGGAATTCTGGGAAGAGCGAGGGTGCATCAGATCATCTCA TTGACGCAGTACCGGAGACGAAGGCTCTTTCTGAACCGGCTGATTGCTCTCATCTTTTCGTGCGTTACACCCAGATGGATTGAACGTCAGGAGACAGAGCGTTATTTATTCCATCTtcag ACTGAGATGCTGAGCTTCCTGGATGAAATCTTCACTCTGGACGAGTCTTTGTATGCAGAACCTGAAGCCCTGGCTACTGCACTGGAGACGCTTTTATGGCAGAGCCTCCGACGGTTTCATGAAAGGCTGGAAACAGATGACATCTAA